The following proteins come from a genomic window of Hydractinia symbiolongicarpus strain clone_291-10 chromosome 2, HSymV2.1, whole genome shotgun sequence:
- the LOC130629837 gene encoding uncharacterized protein LOC130629837, producing the protein MMYISLILVVINVLLSVAALDAPSQFKNEEQHQTSLTFTWKPPYKGGLKNKTSFSIDNNTLLSIDNTLLSIDKYYIECARRNDREIVVAEFSGSTTRGTVDGLAVYSIYSCKIQATLGGSWSRVIHYSKNIKRRLDMAKNNLNTIRQSIAPCMQPLGMENSIIPDNRLTLSNFSFIGMKISNARLNSPSMWCSRYAYVQIDLGRIMTITGLVIQGDTQGVANVNIKYGITDPNDYHMLISYQK; encoded by the exons ATGATGTATATATCTTTAATTCTTGTTGTCATCAATGTTCTTTTATCAGTGGCAG CCCTTGATGCACCTTCACAGTTCAAAAATGAAGAACAGCATCAGACAAGCCTCACATTTACTTGGAAACCTCCATATAAAGGAGGccttaaaaacaaaacttcatTTAGCATTGATAACAATACCTTATTAAGTATTGACAATACCTTGTTAAGTATTGACAAGTATTACATTGAGTGTGCAAGAAGAAATGACAGAGAAATTGTGGTGGCAGAGTTTTCGGGAAGTACAACAAGAGGAACAGTTGATGGACTAGCTGTATATAGTATCTACTCTTGCAAG ATTCAAGCTACATTAGGAGGGTCCTGGAGTAGGGTCATCCATTACTCAAAGAACATTAAAAGGAG GCTAGACatggcaaaaaataatttaaacacaaTCAGACAATCTATAG CTCCATGCATGCAACCACTCGGAATGGAAAATAGTATCATACCTGATAACAGATTAACTTTGtctaatttttctttcattGGTATGAAAATTTCTAATGCTCGATTAAACAGTCCATCCATGTGGTGCAGTAGATATGCTTACGTACAAATTGATTTGGGAAGAATTATGACAATTACTGGTCTTGTGATACAAGGTGATACGCAAGGGGTGGCAAATGTGAACATCAAGTATGGTATAACAGATCCAAATGATTACCACATGTTAATAAGTTATCAAAAGTAA
- the LOC130629645 gene encoding profilin-like gives MSWDGYIENIIGRMKNHCDRVCIIGLKDGGHWTSINHPNAMHLTSSESQHIATAMRKADFTTFHTGMGYVEGKSYTFLRSIDDKIVLARKKDSGAITIQKTKTAVIIAHTKEGGQQGLVNVGVGEIADYLESTGM, from the coding sequence ATGAGTTGGGATGGGTACATCGAAAATATTATCGGTCGTATGAAAAACCACTGCGATAGGGTGTGTATAATTGGACTAAAAGATGGTGGTCATTGGACATCAATTAATCATCCGAATGCGATGCATCTCACTTCATCGGAGAGCCAACATATCGCTACAGCAATGAGAAAAGCTGATTTTACTACTTTCCATACCGGTATGGGCTACGTAGAAGGGAAATCTTACACATTTCTTCGTTCTATTGACGATAAAATCGTGCTTGCGAGAAAGAAAGATAGCGGCGCCATAACTATACAAAAGACGAAAACAGCTGTTATTATAGCACACACGAAGGAGGGTGGTCAACAAGGTTTGGTTAACGTTGGCGTTGGTGAGATTGCTGATTATTTAGAGTCAACTGGAATGTGA